A genomic region of Colletotrichum destructivum chromosome 1, complete sequence contains the following coding sequences:
- a CDS encoding Putative glycosyl hydrolase, family 13, catalytic domain, glycosyl hydrolase, all-beta, which produces MMGSITLNNASRAWWKDAVIYQIYPASFKDANGDGLGDIPGIISKVDYLKNLGVDVVWVSPMYASPQVDMGYDISDYQDVHRPYGTVHDMEVLIDECHKRGMKLILDLVVNHTSDQHKWFQESRSSKDNPKRNWYIWKPPRYTPDGIRQPPTNWRSHFSGSTWEWDEATGEYYLHLFAKEQPDLNWENEETREAIYDNAMRFWLDKGVDGFRIDTVNMYSKGVEFRDAPIMNANSPVQPAYMIYCNGPRIHEFLREMNAKVLNHYDTVTVGELPHTPDPQHVLKFVSAADRQLDMVFQFDIVDLGQGVGYKYQARHWKLPELKRIVAKWQQFIEGTDGWTTAFCENHDQGRSVSRYGCDSPQWRETSAKMLALMMCSQTGTLFVYQGQEIGMTNVSRTWGIEEYRDIEALNYYNDIKREHGVGPELDRVMDSINMLGRDNARIPMQWDATPFAGFTNGKEGAWMRVHDEYADINVAKQEAEPGSVLNFWREMLRLRKEEGELLTHGAFELYDEENEQTFVYRKTRGDRSAVVALNFTNKEQEVRIPGEGLKIRVGNYDDVKERVTVEVDKPVLRPWEGRLYLQC; this is translated from the coding sequence ATGATGGGTTCGATAACTCTCAACAACGCCAGCAGGGCCTGGTGgaaggacgccgtcatctACCAGATCTACCCTGCCAGCTTCAAAGatgccaacggcgacggtcTTGGCGACATACCAGGGATCATCAGCAAAGTCGACTACCTCAAAAACCTAGGCGTTGACGTTGTCTGGGTGTCACCCATGTACGCCAGCCCGCAGGTTGATATGGGGTACGATATCTCCGATTATCAGGACGTCCACCGGCCCTACGGCACCGTTCATGACATGGAGGTCCTCATCGACGAGTGCCATAAGCGCGGTATGAAGCTCATTCTGGATCTGGTCGTCAACCACACCTCCGACCAGCATAAGTGGTTCCAAGAATCGAGGTCCTCAAAGGACAACCCCAAGCGGAACTGGTACATCTGGAAGCCCCCACGCTACACCCCCGACGGCATCCGTCAGCCTCCCACAAACTGGCGGAGCCACTTCAGCGGTAGCACCTGGGAGTGGGACGAGGCCACGGGCGAGTACTACCTTCACCTGTTCGCCAAGGAGCAGCCCGACCTGAACTGGGAGAACGAGGAGACGCGCGAGGCAATCTACGATAATGCCATGCGCTTCTGGCTCGACAAGGGCGTTGACGGCTTCCGTATTGATACGGTCAATATGTATAGCAAGGGCGTCGAGTTCAGAGACGCCCCCATCATGAACGCAAACTCGCCGGTGCAACCTGCCTACATGATCTACTGCAACGGCCCGAGGATACATGAGTTCCTGCGCGAAATGAACGCCAAGGTCCTCAACCACTAcgacaccgtcaccgtcggtGAGCTCCCGCACACTCCGGACCCCCAGCACGTCCTCAAGTTCGTCAGCGCCGCCGACCGTCAGCTTGACATGGTCTTCCAGTTCGATATCGTCGACCTGGGCCAGGGTGTCGGCTACAAGTACCAGGCCCGCCACTGGAAGCTCCCCGAGCTCAAGCGCATCGTCGCCAAGTGGCAGCAGTTTATCGAAGGTACCGACGGTTGGACAACGGCCTTTTGCGAGAACCATGACCAGGGCCGCTCTGTCTCGCGCTACGGCTGCGATAGCCCGCAGTGGCGCGAGACGTCGGCGAAGATGCTCGCACTGATGATGTGCTCGCAGACGGGCACCCTGTTCGTCTATCAGGGCCAGGAGATCGGCATGACCAACGTGTCGCGGACCTGGGGTATTGAGGAATATCGCGATATTGAGGCGCTCAATTACTACAACGACATCAAGAGAGAGCACGGCGTGGGCCCCGAGCTCGACCGCGTCATGGACAGCATCAACATGCTTGGCCGCGACAACGCGCGCATTCCGATGCAATGGGACGCCACCCCCTTCGCCGGCTTCACGAATGGCAAGGAAGGCGCCTGGATGCGCGTCCACGACGAGTATGCCGACATTAACGTCGCCAAGCAGGAGGCGGAGCCCGGCTCTGTGCTGAACTTTTGGCGCGAGATGTTGCGCCTGCGcaaggaggaaggggagctGCTGACCCACGGGGCTTTCGAGCTttacgacgaggagaacgagcAGACGTTTGTGTACAGGAAGACGCGAGGCGACAGgagcgccgtcgtcgcgctcAATTTTACGAACAAGGAGCAGGAGGTGCGGATCCCTGGCGAGGGGTTGAAGATCCGCGTCGGGAACTATGACGACGTCAAGGAGAGGGTGACGGTGGAGGTTGATAAGCCAGTACTGAGGCCGTGGGAGGGACGGTTGTATTTGCAGTGTTGA
- a CDS encoding Putative RNA polymerase-associated protein Ctr9 yields MSALRNGAMNGTNGATSAPVSKRFSDIPAAIDVPVQGEAEDEAVEIDLLELFDDPTELCTLFENERAARTYWMTVALAYAKQKKIDHAIEMLVRGGNAMRDNNPREKLSMIGCLCWMYLWKSREAPRVPPDGELASEAKTKEYYLQLATSTLNDASRINPAFPPLFLARGVLQLLRASLQTPKASGHGQVDSEKADLLRSALKAFEDAIRVSQGKNMLAVMGKARTFFSLGKYPESLACYQEVLQKMPDFVDPDPRIGIGCCFWQLGFKDDAKLAWERCLEINPDHKVGNILLGLYYLDASGHIPTNSPDFLRLYKKAMTEYTQKSFKLDKNMPLTCATFAGYFLSRKQLSTVDSLAHKAIQYTDVNAIASDGWYLLARKEHYTGDPERASDFYRRADDARGGAERGYLPAKFGAAQLAVLRGDLGEAKLRLEKMIQQSKNHEAMILLGTLYAEEVFANEEADGKEDKSAEMKKAISLLEGVRGSWKDSKKGMSPDAAVLLNLARLYEHEFPERAQQCLLQVEQLELDQIPEDDYPTDLTDEAEKRAALRKFLPPQLLNNIGCFYSQSEKHEQASEMFEAALGACMKIGEKDQEIDTDALVTTISFNLGRSYESQGLYDRSIEVYEGLLKRHDDYTDARTRLAYIKLRKNPNKEGPDAVSKLYQENPQDLEVRALYGWYMGKVHSRKRPQNINEDHEFRHYKHTLQNYDKHDRYALVGMGNLYLIQAREMRRETDSDKAKRSATYSKAVEFFEKALSLDPKNAYAAQGIAIAMVEDKKDYKTALGIFVKIRDTIRDAHVYVNLGHIYAELRQYSKAIENYEAALSKEGKANDPVILACLGRTWLNKGRSEKLLDAYHEALKYAQKALEAAPDQVHYKFNVAFVQIQMATTVYGLNENQRTLAQLQEAATGLESAISALDEIASHPQTPYPKHDVEQRANMARNTQRKQLERAIASQKEYEERNKEKLQAALEQRQAELRKREEERQKALEKERERQEKIRKEREEIAARDREIAERRAEEDRARQEAEMTTDSETGDKVKRKKKPAPRGDGESRPKRGSRKKKAETDGDESGEERPTKKKRRLTKKDTTANSKYKSAEIIVDSDEDEDEDEDALDRAERALEKASSPLSDAEEKRGDDDEKMEVDDNGGDDEEEDEDAGVTRRQQSSRSRRGRVIESDEEEDEDDQARPAADTSMADLGGDDDDEE; encoded by the exons ATGTCAGCCCTCCGCAACGGCGCGATGAACGGCACCAATGGCGCAACGAGCGCGCCCGTCAGCAAGCGGTTCTCTGATATCCCAGCTGCAATTGACGTCCCGGTCCAGGGTGAAGCTGAAGACGAAGCTGTTGAAATCGACCTCCTCGAACTCTTTGACGACCCTACCGAGCTCTGCACCCTTTTCGAAAACGAGCGTGCCGCCCGCACCTACTGGATGACAGTCGCTCTCGCCTACGCCAAGCAAAAAAAGATCGACCATGCGATCGAAATGTTGGTGCGAGGTGGAAACGCGATGCGCGACAATAATCCTAGGGAGAAGCTGAGCATGATTGGGTGCCTTTGCTGGATGTACCTGTGGAAGAGTCGCGAAGCCCCGAGAGTGCCTCCCGATGGCGAATTGGCATCCGAAGCCAAAACGAAGGAATACTACCTGCAACTGGCAACGTCGACGTTGAATGATGCGTCGCGCATCAACCCAGCCTTCCCTCCTCTTTTTCTGGCTCGCGGAGTTCTTCAACTTCTTAGAGCGTCTCTGCAGACCCCAAAGGCCTCGGGACATGGCCAGGTGGACTCCGAAAAGGCGGACCTCTTGCGATCGGCGCTCAAGGCCTTTGAAGACGCGATTCGGGTATCGCAAGGCAAGAACATGCTGGCTGTCATGGGCAAGGCGAGgaccttcttctccctcggAAAGTATCCAGAGTCACTGGCTTGCTACCAGGAAGTCCTTCAAAAGATGCCCGACTTTGTCGATCCCGACCCAAGGATAGGCATTGGCTGCTGTTTCTGGCAGTTGGGCTTTAAGGACGATGCCAAGCTTGCTTGGGAACGATGCCTCGAGATCAACCCGGATCACAAGGTCGGAAACATCCTTCTCGGTCTTTACTATCTCGATGCAAGCGGCCACATCCCCACGAATAGCCCCGACTTCCTTCGACTTTACAAGAAAGCGATGACGGAGTATACACAGAAGTCTTTTAAACTCGACAAAAACATGCCTCTCACGTGTGCAACGTTTGCAGGGTACTTCCTGTCGCGCAAACAACTCAGCACTGTAGACTCACTCGCCCACAAGGCAATCCAGTACACCGATGTCAATGCGATTGCCAGCGATGGTTGGTATCTCTTGGCAAGGAAAGAACACTACACGGGCGACCCCGAACGTGCTAGCGACTTCTATCGCCGAGCCGATGATGCGCGTGGTGGCGCCGAGCGCGGCTATCTGCCGGCAAAGTTTGGTGCTGCCCAACTGGCAGTGCTTCGCGGCGACCTTGGGGAAGCGAAGCTGCGGTTGGAGAAAATGATCCAGCAGTCCAAGAACCACGAAGCCATGATTCTTCTTGGCACTTTATACGCAGAAGAAGTCTTTGCaaacgaagaggcggacggCAAGGAGGACAAGTCAGCtgagatgaagaaggcgatTTCGCTTTTGGAGGGTGTGCGCGGTTCTTGGAAAGACAGCAAGAAGGGCATGTCTCCTGACGCGGCGGTACTGCTGAACTTGGCGCGTCTGTACGAGCATGAGTTTCCTGAGAGGGCTCAGCAATGCCTTCTTCAGGTCGAACAGCTGGAACTTGACCAGATTCCAGAGGATGACTATCCGACGGACCTCACTGACGAAGCCGAAAAACGCGCAGCTCTTCGCAAGTTCTTGCCTCCGCAGCTTCTCAACAATATCGGCTGTTTCTACTCCCAATCGGAGAAACATGAACAAGCCAGCGAGATGTTCGAGGCTGCTCTGGGCGCATGCATGAAGATTGGGGAAAAGGACCAAGAGATCGACACGGATGCCTTGGTTACCACCATCAGCTTCAACCTGGGTCGGAGCTACGAGTCTCAAGGACTGTACGACAGGTCTATTGAGGTTTACGAGGGGTTGTTGAAACGCCACGACGACTACACCGATGCCCGGACACGACTTGCATACATCAAGCTTCGCAAGAATCCCAACAAAGAGGGGCCCGACGCCGTTTCGAAGCTCTACCAGGAGAACCCTCAAGATCTCGAGGTTCGCGCGCTGTATGGTTGGTACATGGGTAAGGTCCATTCCCGAAAGCGGCCGCAGAACATCAATGAGGACCACGAGTTCCGTCACTACAAGCACACGCTGCAGAACTACGACAAGCATGATCGGTACGCTTTGGTCGGCATGGGCAACCTGTACCTGATCCAAGCTCGAGAGATGCGGCGCGAAACCGACAgcgacaaggccaagaggAGCGCTACATACAGCAAGGCGGTAGAATTCTTTGAAAAGGCCCTTTCCCTAGATCCTAAGAACGCGTACGCAGCCCAGGGCATTGCCATTGCTATGGTCGAAGACAAGAAGGATTACAAAACGGCACTTGGCATTTTTGTCAAGATTCGCGACACTATCAGAGACGCGCATGTTTATGTCAACCTGGGTCACATCTACGCCGAGCTGAGGCAATATTCCAAGGCTATCGAGAATTACGAGGCCGCTCTCTCAaaggagggcaaggccaATGACCCTGTCATTCTCGCCTGCTTGGGTCGCACTTGGCTCAACAAGGGCCGTTCTGAAAAGCTTTTGGATGCCTACCACGAAGCGCTCAAGTACGCCCAAAAA GCCCTCGAAGCTGCCCCGGACCAGGTGCACTACAAATTCAACGTTGCCTTTGTCCAGATCcagatggcgacgacggtttACGGGCTGAACGAGAACCAGCGGACGTTGGCACAACTACAAGAAGCTGCAACCGGGCTGGAATCGGCTATTTCCGCTCTGGACGAGATCGCAAGCCATCCTCAGACCCCCTACCCCAAGCACGATGTCGAGCAGCGTGCCAACATGGCCCGCAACACTCAACGCAAACAGCTTGAGAGAGCGATTGCCAGCCAGAAGGAGTACGAGGAGAGgaacaaggagaagctgcaaGCAGCCCTGGAGCAACGTCAAGCGGAGCTCCGGAagcgcgaggaggagcgacagaaggccctcgagaaggagcGTGAGAGGCAAGAGAAGATCcgaaaggagagagaggaaatCGCCGCCAGGGACAGAGAGATCGCCGAGCGTCGTGCAGAGGAGGACAGGGCTCGGCAAGAAgccgagatgacgacggACAGCGAGACTGGCGACAAGGTcaagcggaagaagaagccggccCCCAggggcgatggcgagagcCGTCCGAAGAGGGGGTCacgcaagaagaaggcagaAACGGATGGCGATGAGTCGGGCGAGGAGCgcccgacgaagaagaagcgtcGCCTTACGAAGAAGGATACGACGGCCAACAGCAAGTACAAGTCGGCCGAGATCATCGTggacagcgacgaggacgaggacgaggacgaggacgcaCTGGACCGTGCCGAGAGAGCGCTCGAGAAGGCCAGCTCTCCTCTGTCGGATGCTGAAGAGAAGCgtggagacgacgacgagaagatggaagtcgacgacaacggaggcgatgacgaggaagaggacgaagacgccggcgtcacACGGCGACAGCAGAGCTCACGGTCGAGAAGGGGCAGAGTGATTGAAagtgacgaggaggaagacgaggacgaccaAGCGCGACCGGCAGCAGACACCAGCATGGCagaccttggcggcgacgacgacgacgaagagtAA
- a CDS encoding Putative sorting nexin/Vps5-like, AH/BAR domain superfamily, PX domain superfamily, producing MWNDEDNNPYAEGFDRRDSLTSSSANPASPTTREYQRFDIPQTPSTTSDEAPQNRPHDDSEVESSDNEPIARDRGDIVPLPKPGGYESRVEQILWENPSVTILITDAGKSAESGGKYIVYTIRTGNLEVRRRYSEFASLREALTRLHPTLIIPPIPEKHTMADYAASPTNAKQDQQIIDLRKRMLAVFLNRCRRMDEVRSDGVWWRFLDPNASWSEVLHSHPVASIPKSVLKAPPLDPANPTPAHNFLPVPATSAKLKTTGGPGVDPGAISGTGPHVFGRFPPDSHTLSEQELDPYFITYEASIKELEQLLSGSMEKVNRRTLSHLSALAADLCELGSKFNAFALSEQAPSLGPALERVGQAADSSYIATEELSGSLGASFAEPMRENAQFAGVVRSVLKYRVLKRVQQEQTSDELSKKIALLDQLERSEAEAKRIEQYLSSSQQIAPAPKRSTSLREANSSHHQREGSAEDTASIDSDFPPTHGEPVPTASQGVPQRSNSTPGHKKAASSNSITNKIFGPIRHAIQGVADVDPERTRRDMIGKTRESIEQLEQAKVVSEHDVKEASASILKDLKRFQSEKEEDLRRYMLAYAKSQIEWAKKNKETWEDAKTEVSKIDES from the exons ATGTGGAACGATGAGGACAACAACCCTTATGCCGAGGGCTTCGACCGGAGAGACAGCTTGACTTCCTCTTCAGCCAACCCGGCTTCTCCTACCACTCGTGAGT ACCAGCGATTCGACATCCCGCAGACCCCGTCGACCACGAGCGACGAGGCCCCCCAGAACCGCCCCCACGACGATAGCGAGGTTGAGAGCAGTGACAATGAGCCGATCGCTAGAGACAGAGGCGATATTGTCCCGCTCCCGAAGCCCGGTGGCTACGAGAGTCGAGTCGAGCAGATCCTCTGGGAGAACCCGTCGGTCACTATCCTCATTACGGATGCGGGAAAGAGCGCGGAGAGCGGAGGAAAATATATCGTCTACACCATCCGGACAGGC AACCTCGAAGTCCGCCGGCGCTATTCCGAGTTCGCTTCTCTTCGCGAAGCGTTGACCCGACTTCATCCTACGCTGATCATCCCGCCTATTCCCGAGAAGCACACCATGGCCGACTACGCTGCTAGCCCGACGAACGCGAAGCAAGACCAGCAGATTATTGACCTGCGCAAGCGCATGCTCGCTGTCTTCCTCAACCGATGCCGACGAATGGACGAGGTCCGAAGCGACGGTGTCTGGTGGAGATTTCTTGACCCTAATGCCAGCTGG AGCGAGGTATTGCATTCCCATCCGGTGGCCTCGATACCCAAATCCGTCCTGAAGGCACCCCCCTTGGACCCCGCAAACCCTACGCCTGCTCACAATTTCCTTCCCGTACCAGCGACCTCAGCTAAACTAAAGACGACGGGCGGCCCTGGTGTCGACCCTGGAGCAATCTCTGGTACAGGTCCCCACGTCTTCGGCCGTTTCCCCCCGGACAGCCACACCCTGAGTGAGCAGGAGCTTGACCCGTACTTCATTACGTATGAGGCTTCGATTAAGGAGCTGGAGCAGCTGCTGTCTGGTTCTATGGAGAAGGTCAACCGCCGGACTTTGAGCCACCTATCCGCCCTTGCTGCGGATCTTTGTGAGCTGGGCTCCAAGTTCAATGCGTTTGCGCTTTCCGAACAAGCACCTTCACTTGGACCAGCCCTGGAGAGGGTTGGCCAAGCGGCGGACTCCTCTTATATCGCAACGGAGGAGCTCTCCGGCTCACTTGGCGCCAGCTTTGCGGAACCAATGCGCGAGAATGCGCAGTTCGCAGGCGTGGTTCGCAGCGTGCTGAAGTACAGGGTGCTGAAGAGGGTGCAGCAGGAGCAGACGAGCGACGAACTCAGTAAGAAGATTGCATTGCTCGACCAGCTGGAGCGAAGCGAAGCGGAGGCCAAGCGCATCGAGCAGTACCtgagcagcagccagcagaTTGCGCCAGCGCCGAAGCGATCAACCAGTCTTAGGGAGGCCAACTCTTCACACCACCAGCGGGAGGGCAGCGCCGAGGACACGGCGTCTATTGACTCGGACTTTCCGCCCACCCACGGCGAGCCGGTGCCCACCGCAAGTCAAGGGGTTCCCCAGCGAAGCAACTCAACGCCTGGCCATAAGAAGGCCGCAAGCAGCAATTCGATTACGAACAAAATCTTTGGTCCGATCCGTCATGCCATTCAAGGTGTAGCTGACGTCGACCCCGAGAGAACCCGCCGTGACATGATTGGGAAAACACGCGAGAGCATTGAGCAGCTGGAGCAGGCAAAGGTCGTGTCCGAGCacgacgtcaaggaggccagcGCCAGTATCCTGAAGGACTTGAAGCGATTCCAGTcagagaaggaagaggacTTGCGTCGATACATG TTGGCCTACGCCAAAAGCCAGATCGAATGGgcaaagaagaacaaggagaCCTGGGAGGATGCCAAAACCGAAGTCAGCAAGATTGATGAGAGCTAG
- a CDS encoding Putative mRNA capping enzyme, adenylation domain, nucleic acid-binding protein → MEGIQGPPPEGPIASIAEPGIKADGQLLFDLRREVASLLHRNQTSFPGAQPVSFARKHLEELRNKDYYVCEKSDGIRYLLYLTEDEGREIHYLIDRKNDYWFIKNTSFHFPRKDDLTKFHTRTLIDGELVMDDTGKGQKEPRFLVFDCLVLDGQDLMSRTLDKRLAYFNENIYKPYRDLFKQYPEERDFQPFLVEMKAMQLSYGIEMMFREILPKLRHGNDGLIFTCVSSDYKHGTDPHILKWKPPEENTVDCRLRLHFPTVQPGDGDDDVDGPYVDYESVPRSELWSFMGDGRYQYFADVHITEEEWEILKGLGDPLQERIVECHKDDLDRWRIIRFRDDKSEANHISTIKSVMESIEDRVTEKDLAEAAKSIKDNWKTRNAKR, encoded by the exons ATGGAAGGCATACAGGGTCCCCCGCCCGAGGGCCCGATTGCCTCGATTGCAGAACCGGGCATCAAGGCCGACGGCCAGCTGCTGTTCGACCTGCGCCGCGAGGTCGCCTCTTTGTTGCACCGCAACCAGACCAGCTTCCCAGGTGCGCAACCCGTCAGCTTTGCGCGCAAAcacctcgaggagctgcggaACAAAGA CTACTATGTCTGTGAAAAGTCTGACGGCATCCGGTACCTCTTATACCTTACCGAGGACGAGGGACGGGAGATCCACTACCTCATTGACCGCAAGAACGACTACTGGTTCATTAAGAACACCAGCTTTCACTTCCCGCGCAAAGACGACTTGACAAAGTTCCATACGCGCACGctcatcgacggcgagctggtcATGGACGACACGGGAAAAGGCCAAAAGGAGCCGCGTTTTCTTGTCTTCGATTGCCTCGTGCTCGACGGCCAGGATCTTATGTCTCGCACGCTCGACAAGCGGCTTGCCTACTTTAACGAGAACATCTACAAGCCTTACCGCGACTTGTTTAAGCAGTACCCGGAGGAGCGCGACTTCCAGCCGTTCCTGGTGGAGATGAAGGCCATGCAGCTGAGCTACGGCATCGAGATGATGTTCCGCGAGATCTTGCCCAAGCTGCGACACGGCAACGACGGGCTCATCTTCACATGTGTTAGCAGCGATTACAAGCACGGCACCGACCCGCACATCCTCAAGTGGAAGCCTCCCGAAGAGAACACAGTTGATTGCCGGCTGCGGCTGCACTTCCCTACCGTGCAGccaggcgacggcgacgacgacgtcgacggtcCCTATGTCGACTACGAGTCCGTCCCACGCTCCGAGCTGTGGAGCTTCATGGGCGACGGGCGATATCAGTATTTTGCCGACGTTCATATCACCGAGGAAGAATGGGAGATTCTCAAGGGGCTGGGCGACCCGCTCCAGGAGCGCATCGTTGAGTGTCACAAGGACGACCTGGACCGGTGGCGCATCATCCGCTTCCGCGACGACAAGTCCGAGGCCAATCACATTTCGACGATCAAGAGCGTCATGGAGAGCATCGAGGACCGTGTTACGGAGaaggacctcgccgaggcaGCCAAGAGCATCAAGGACAACTGGAAGACGCGCAACGCTAAACGGTGA
- a CDS encoding Putative alpha/beta hydrolase-3, translating to MILGPVSLLDCLAFVIFLAPQLLIHVGFFRTLAVAVKSLPFLIFELPTSLFHERYLLQYNQRSPFVQQATFFEDVVIRCVRYAFANLPPNIGRVFLSKYVSRPFLRFRMLRHGYLSSPAHWSEYKQHGEHGFQGVWITKDASKPPDIVIYYAHGGGFSMGSAYFYLEFLLSWHSLLVQSGYQNPAIFALEYTLVPDKMYPTQVYETLRGYKHVLDRAGDPRKVVVAGDSAGGTLILTLLLELGHMNEARAFREKGDDSAASEGDSQEQLRKASESPLPGLCVLISPWTKLISNRHENSASDFLDRVTLWKYALQYAGTSHAYDKSASPGQCVDHRVWAEASPPCGFFVTYGSEEVFAPDIKDIIKVLVKSAEVESCVEEGGIHAWPVVDLFLSGNTNKRLKGLRTLTSAIGKHIQ from the exons ATGATCCTTGGACCGGTGTCGCTGCTCGACTGCCTGGCCTTTGTAATATTTCTCGCGCCGCAACTTCTCATCCATGTCGGCTTCTTCCGGACATTGGCTGTCGCCGTCAAATCGTTGCCGTTTCTGATCTTCGAGTTACCGACATCCTTGTTTCACGAGCGCTATCTTCTCCAGTACAACCAGCGTTCGCCCTTCGTACAGCAAGCGACCTTcttcgaggacgtcgtcatACGATGCGTGCGGTACGCCTTTGCAAACCTTCCTCCTAACATCGGCCGCGTCTTTCTCTCCAAGTACGTCTCGCGGCCGTTTTTGAGGTTTCGCATGCTGCGGCATGGTTACCTGAGCTCGCCCGCCCACTGGAGCGAGTACAAGCAACAT GGTGAACATGGCTTTCAAGGAGTGTGGATCACTAAGGATGCATCGAAACCCCCCGATATCGTCATCTACTACGCGCATGGAGGCGGATTTTCGATGGGCTCCGCGTACTTTTACCTCGAGTTTCTCCTATCGTGGCACTCGCTGCTGGTCCAGTCAGGCTATCAGAACCCCGCCATATTCGCCCTCGAGTACACGCTGGTTCCCGACAAGATGTACCCGACGCAGGTATACGAGACGTTGAGGGGATACAAGCACGTATTGGACAGGGCCGGCGATCCTCGAAAAGTGGTTGTGGCAGGGGACTCGGCGGGAGGGACCCTGATTTTGACGCTGTTGCTGGAACTAGGTCACATGAACGAGGCCAGAGCTTTCAGGGAAAAGGGCGACGATTCCGCCGCATCTGAAGGCGATAGCCAGGAGCAACTGCGCAAGGCGTCCGAATCGCCGCTCCCTGGGCTTTGCGTGTTGATCTCGCCGTGGACCAAGTTGATATCCAACCGACACGAGAATTCGGCCAGCGATTTCCTGGACCGCGTCACGCTGTGGAAATACGCGTTGCAGTACGCCGGTACCTCGCATGCCTACGATAAATCGGCCTCGCCCGGGCAGTGCGTCGATCATCGGGTATGGGCGGAAGCTAGTCCGCCATGTGGCTTCTTCGTCACGTATGGATCGGAGGAAGTTTTCGCCCCCGACATCAAAGACATCATCAAAGTGTTGGTAAAAAGTGCCGAAGTAGAAAGCTGcgttgaggagggcgggATCCACGCTTGGCCCGTCGTCGATTTGTTCTTGTCAGGCAACACGAACAAGAGGCTGAAGGGTCTGCGGACACTCACGTCAGCAATCGGAAAACACATTCAATAG